In Necator americanus strain Aroian chromosome IV, whole genome shotgun sequence, the following proteins share a genomic window:
- a CDS encoding hypothetical protein (NECATOR_CHRIV.G15742.T2), with product MDHCSAPKSTLSMKVCRYGNQVENSVLKVETETEVRVKYDGTVLEECVTAGSTDEVVGTVEVLAGFEVLVTAGSMDEVIGTVEVLLGIEVLITAGSTDEVVGTVEVLAGFEVLVTAGSTDEVVGIVAVLLGFEVLVTAGSTDEVDGIVVVVLAGFKVLVTAGSTDEVVDIVAVLLGIKVLVTAGSTDEVDGIVVVVLAGFKVLVTSGSTDEVVGIVAVLLGFKVLVTLVPRTRIQGARHRWFHGRGGWHSRSTAGIRGARNRWFHGRGGWHSRSTARIQGARTAGSTDEVVGIVAVLLGFEVLVTAGSTDEVVGIVVVVVGFDVLVTAGSTDEVDGIVVVVLAGFKVLVTAGSTDEVVGIVAVLLGFEVLVTAGSTDEVVGIVAVLGFEVLVTAGSTDEVVGIVAVLLGFEVLVTAGSTDEVVGIVVVVVGFDVLVTAGSTDEVDGIVVVVLAGFKVLVTAGSTDEVVEIVAVLLGFKVLVMSGSTDEVVGIVAVLLGFEVLVTAGSTDEVVGIVAVLLGFEVLVTAGSTDEVVGIVVVVVGFEVLVTAGSTDEVDGIVVVVLAGFKVLVTAGSTDEVVEIVAVLLGFKVLVMSGSTDEVVDIVAVLLGFEVLVTAGSTDEVDGIVVVVLAGFKVLVTAGSTDEVVVLAGFKVLVTAGSTDEVVDIVAVLLGFKVLVTSGSTDEVVGIVAVLLGFEVLVTAGSTDEVVGIVVVVVGFDVLVTAGSTDEVDGIVVVVLAGFKVLVTAGSTDEVVEIVAVLLGFKVLVTAGSTDEVVGIVAVLLGFEVLVTAGSTDEVVGTGTEVLAGFEVLVTAGSTDEVVGIVAVLVGFKVLVTAGSTDEVVDIVAVLLGFEVLVTAGSTDEVVGIVAVLLGFEVLVTAGSTDEVVGIVVVVVGFEVLVTAGSTDEVVGIVVVVLAGFKVLVTAGSTDEVVGIVVVVVGIEVLVTAGSTDEVVGIVVVVLAGFEVLVTAGSTDEVVGIVAVLLGFKVLVTAGSTDEVVDIVAVLLGFKVLVTSGSTDEVVGIVAVLLGFEVLVTAGSTDEVVGIVVVLAGFKVLVTAGSTDEVVGIVAVLLGFEVLVTAGSTDEVVGMVVVVLAGFKVLVTAGSTDEVVGIVAVLLGFEVLVTAGSTDEVVGIVAVLLGFEVLVTAGSTDEVVGIVVVVVGFEVLVTAGSTDEVDGIVVVVLAGFEVLVTAGSTDEVVGIVAVLLGFEVLVTAGSTDEVVGIVAVLLGFEVLVTAGSTDEVVGIVVVVVGFDVLVTAGSTDEVVGIVVVVVGFEVLVTAGSTDEVDGIVVVVLAGFKVLVTAGSTDEVVDIVAVLLGFKVLVTSGSTDEVVGIVAVLLGFEVLVTAGSTDEVDGIVVVVLAGFKVLVTAGSTDEVVGIVAVLLGFEVLVTAGSTDEVVGIVVVLLGFEVLVTAGSTDEVVGIVVVVLAGFKVLVTAGSTDEVVGIVVVVLAGFKVLVTAGSTDEVVGIVAVLLGFEVLVTAGSTDEVVGIVVVVVGFEVLVTAGSTDEVVGIVVVVLAGFEVLVTAGSTDEVVGIVVVVLAGFKVLVTAGSTDEVVDIVAVLLGFEVLVTAGSTDEVVGIVAVLLGFEVLVTAGSTDEVVGIVVVVLAGFEVLVTAGSTDEVVGIVVVVLAGFEVKVLRLVTAGSTDEVVGIVVVVLAGFKVLVTAGSTDEVVGIVEVLLGFEVLVTAGSTDEVVGIVAVLLGFEVLVTAGSTDEVVGIVAVLLGFEVLVTAGSTDEVDGIVVVVLAGFEVLVTAGSTDEVVGIVVVVLAGFEVLVTAGSTDEVVGIVAVLLGFEVLVTAGSTDEVVGIVVVVLGFEVLVTAGSTDEVVGIVVVVLAGFEVLVTAGSTDEVVGIVVVLLGFEVLVTAGSTDEVVGIVAVLLGFEVLVTAGSTDEVVGIVVVVVGFDVLVTAGSTDEVLVTAGSTDEVVDIVAVLLGFKVLVTSGSTDEVVGIVAVLLGFEVIVTAGSTDEVVDIVAVLLGIKVLVTAGSTDEVDGIVVVVLAGFKVLVTAGSTDEVVDIVAVLLGFEVLVTAGSTDEVVGIVAVLLGFEMLVTAGSTDEVDGIVVVVVGFKVLVTSGSTDEVDGIVVVLLGFEVLVTAGSTDEVVGIVAVLLGFEMLVTAGSTDEVDGIVVVVVGFDVLVTSGSTDEVDGIVVVLLGFEVLVTAGSTDEVVGIVAVLLGFEMLVTAGSTDEVDGIVVVVVGFDVLVTSGSTDEVDGIVVVLLGFEVLVTAGSTDEVVGIVAVLLGFEMLVTAGSTDEVDGIVVVVGFDMLVTAGSITEMDLVYHQELERDRENFSLVRRIDLSFLLGWLSLDISVNTFQPYRISPERKSQNLLEGTFLDRVSAHAHILLVFTLYSSIRVVL from the exons ATGGACCATTGCAGTGCTCCCAAGAGTACTCTTTCTATGAAGGTCTGTCGTTATGGAAACCAAG TAGAAAATTCTGTGCTCAAAGTGGAAACAGAGACAGAAGTGAGAGTTAAATATGATGGAACTGTACTAGAAGAGTGTGTTaccgctggttccacggacgaggtggttggcACAGTCGAAGTACTGGCAGGATTCGAGGTGCTCGTCACCGCTGGTTCCATGGACGAGGTGATTGGCACAGTCGAAGTACTGCTGGGAATCGAGGTGCTCATCACCGCTGGTTCCACAGACGAGGTGGTTGGCACAGTCGAAGTACTGGCAGGATTCGAGGTGCTAGTCaccgctggttccacggacgaggtggttggcATAGTCGCAGTACTGCTGGGATTCGAGGTGCTCGTAaccgctggttccacggacgaggtggatggcatagtagtagtagtactgGCAGGATTCAAGGTGCTCGTCaccgctggttccacggacgaggtggttgACATAGTCGCAGTACTGCTAGGAATCAAGGTGCTAGTCaccgctggttccacggacgaggtggatggcatagtagtagtagtactgGCAGGATTCAAGGTGCTCGTAACCtctggttccacggacgaggtggttggcATAGTCGCAGTACTGCTAGGATTCAAGGTGCTCGTCACCctggttccacggacgag GATTCAAGGTGCTCGTCaccgctggttccacggacgaggtggttggcATAGTCGCAGTACTGCTGGGATTCGAGGTGCTCGTAaccgctggttccacggacgaggtggttggcATAGTCGCAGTACTGCTAGGATTCAAGGTGCTCGTaccgctggttccacggacgaggtggttggcATAGTCGCAGTACTGCTGGGATTCGAGGTGCTCGTCaccgctggttccacggacgaggtggttggcatagtagtagtagtggtaGGATTTGATGTGCTAGTCaccgctggttccacggacgaggtggatggcatagtagtagtagtactgGCAGGATTCAAGGTGCTCGTCaccgctggttccacggacgaggtggttggcATAGTCGCAGTACTGCTGGGATTCGAGGTGCTCGTAaccgctggttccacggacgaggtggttggcATAGTCGCAGTACTGGGATTCGAGGTGCTCGTAaccgctggttccacggacgaggtggttggcATAGTCGCAGTACTGCTGGGATTCGAGGTGCTCGTAACCGCcggttccacggacgaggtggttggcatagtagtagtagtggtaGGATTTGATGTGCTAGTCaccgctggttccacggacgaggtggatggcatagtagtagtagtactgGCAGGATTCAAGGTGCTCGTCaccgctggttccacggacgaggtggttgAGATAGTCGCAGTACTGCTAGGATTCAAGGTGCTCGTAATGtctggttccacggacgaggtggttggcATAGTCGCAGTACTGCTGGGATTCGAGGTGCTCGTAaccgctggttccacggacgaggtggttggcATAGTCGCAGTACTGCTAGGATTCGAGGTGCTCGTAACCGCcggttccacggacgaggtggttggcatagtagtagtagtggtaGGATTCGAGGTGCTAGTCaccgctggttccacggacgaggtggatggcatagtagtagtagtactgGCAGGATTCAAGGTGCTCGTCaccgctggttccacggacgaggtggttgAGATAGTCGCAGTACTGCTAGGATTCAAGGTGCTCGTAATGtctggttccacggacgaggtggttgACATAGTCGCAGTACTGCTAGGATTCGAGGTGCTAGTCaccgctggttccacggacgaggtggatggcatagtagtagtagtactgGCAGGATTCAAGGTGCTCGTCaccgctggttccacggacgag GTAGTAGTACTGGCAGGATTCAAGGTGCTCGTCaccgctggttccacggacgaggtggttgACATAGTCGCAGTACTGCTAGGATTCAAGGTGCTCGTAACCtctggttccacggacgaggtggttggcATAGTCGCAGTACTGCTGGGGTTCGAGGTGCTCGTAACCGCcggttccacggacgaggtggttggcatagtagtagtagtggtaGGATTTGATGTGCTAGTCaccgctggttccacggacgaggtggatggcatagtagtagtagtactgGCAGGATTCAAGGTGCTCGTCaccgctggttccacggacgaggtggttgAGATAGTCGCAGTACTGCTAGGATTCAAGGTGCTCGTCaccgctggttccacggacgaggtggttggcatagtcgcagtactgctaggattcgaggtgctcgtaaccgctggttccacggacgaggtggttggcACAGGCACAGAAGTACTGGCAGGATTCGAGGTGCTCGTAaccgctggttccacggacgaggtggttggcATAGTCGCAGTACTGGTAGGATTCAAGGTGCTCGTCaccgctggttccacggacgaggtggttgacatagtcgcagtactgctaggattcgaggtgctcgtcaccgctggttccacggacgaggtggttggcATAGTCGCAGTACTGCTGGGATTCGAGGTGCTCGTAACCGCcggttccacggacgaggtggttggcatagtagtagtagtggtaggattcgaggtgctcgtcaccgctggttccacggacgaggtggttggcatagtagtagtagtactgGCAGGATTCAAGGTGCTCGTAaccgctggttccacggacgaggtggttggcatagtagtagtagtggtaGGAATCGAGGTGCTCGTCACCGCTGGctccacggacgaggtggttggcatagtagtagtagtactgGCAGGATTCGAGGTGCTCGTCaccgctggttccacggacgaggtggttggcATAGTCGCAGTACTGCTAGGATTCAAGGTGCTCGTCaccgctggttccacggacgaggtggttgACATAGTCGCAGTACTGCTAGGATTCAAGGTGCTCGTAACCtctggttccacggacgaggtggttggcATAGTCGCAGTACTGCTGGGATTCGAGGTGCTCGTAACCGCcggttccacggacgaggtggttggcATAGTAGTAGTACTGGCAGGATTCAAGGTGCTCGTCaccgctggttccacggacgaggtggttggcatagtcgcagtactgctaggattcgaggtgctcgtcaccgctggttccacggacgaggtggttggcATGGTAGTAGTAGTACTGGCAGGATTCAAGGTGCTCGTCaccgctggttccacggacgaggtggttggcATAGTCGCAGTACTGCTGGGATTCGAGGTGCTCGTAaccgctggttccacggacgaggtggttggcATAGTCGCAGTACTGCTGGGATTCGAGGTGCTCGTAACCGCcggttccacggacgaggtggttggcatagtagtagtagtggtaGGATTTGAGGTGCTAGTCaccgctggttccacggacgaggtggatggcatagtagtagtagtactgGCAGGATTCGAGGTGCTCGTCaccgctggttccacggacgaggtggttggcatagtcgcagtactgctaggattcgaggtgctcgtaaccgctggttccacggacgaggtggttggcATAGTCGCAGTACTGCTGGGATTCGAGGTGCTCGTCaccgctggttccacggacgaggtggttggcatagtagtagtagtggtaGGATTTGATGTGCTAGTCACCGCcggttccacggacgaggtggttggcatagtagtagtagtggtaGGATTCGAGGTGCTAGTCaccgctggttccacggacgaggtggatggcatagtagtagtagtactgGCAGGATTCAAGGTGCTCGTCaccgctggttccacggacgaggtggttgACATAGTCGCAGTACTGCTAGGATTCAAGGTGCTCGTAACCtctggttccacggacgaggtggttggcATAGTCGCAGTACTGCTAGGATTCGAGGTGCTAGTCaccgctggttccacggacgaggtggatggcatagtagtagtagtactgGCAGGATTCAAGGTGCTCGTCaccgctggttccacggacgaggtggttggcatagtcgcagtactgctaggattcgaggtgctcgtcaccgctggctccacggacgaggtggttggcATAGTAGTAGTACTGCTAGGATTCGAGGTGCTCGTCACCGCTGGctccacggacgaggtggttggcatagtagtagtagtactgGCAGGATTCAAGGTGCTCGTCaccgctggttccacggacgaggtggttggcatagtagtagtagtactgGCAGGATTCAAGGTGCTCGTCaccgctggttccacggacgaggtggttggcATAGTCGCAGTACTGCTGGGATTCGAGGTGCTCGTAACCGCcggttccacggacgaggtggttggcatagtagtagtagtggtaGGATTCGAGGTGCTAGTCaccgctggttccacggacgaggtggttggcatagtagtagtagtactgGCAGGATTCGAGGTGCTCGTCaccgctggttccacggacgaggtggttggcatagtagtagtagtactgGCAGGATTCAAGGTGCTCGTCaccgctggttccacggacgaggtggttgacatagtcgcagtactgctaggattcgaggtgctcgtcaccgctggttccacggacgaggtggttggcatagtcgcagtactgctaggattcgaggtgctcgtcaccgctggctccacggacgaggtggttggcatagtagtagtagtactgGCAGGATTCGAGGTGCTCGTCaccgctggttccacggacgaggtggttggcatagtagtagtagtactgGCAGGATTCGAGGTGAAGGTGCTGAGGCTCGTCaccgctggttccacggacgaggtggttggcatagtagtagtagtactgGCAGGATTCAAGGTGCTCGTAaccgctggttccacggacgaggtggttggcATAGTAGAAGTACTGCTAGGATTCGAGGTGCTCGTAaccgctggttccacggacgaggtggttggcATAGTCGCAGTACTGCTAGGATTCGAGGTGCTCGTAACCGCcggttccacggacgaggtggttggcatagtcgcagtactgctaggattcgaggtgctcgtcaccgctggctccacggacgaggtggatggcatagtagtagtagtactgGCAGGATTCGAGGTGCTCGTCaccgctggttccacggacgaggtggttggcatagtagtagtagtactgGCAGGATTCGAGGTGCTCGTCaccgctggttccacggacgaggtggttggcatagtcgcagtactgctaggattcgaggtgctcgtcaccgctggttccacggacgaggtggttggcatagtagtagtagtgctaggattcgaggtgctcgtcaccgctggttccacggacgaggtggttggcatagtagtagtagtactgGCAGGATTCGAGGTGCTCGTCaccgctggttccacggacgaggtggttggcATAGTAGTAGTACTGCTAGGATTCGAGGTGCTCGTCaccgctggttccacggacgaggtggttggcatagtcgcagtactgctaggattcgaggtgctcgtcaccgctggttccacggacgaggtggttggcatagtagtagtagtggtaGGATTCGATGTGCTAGTCaccgctggttccacggacgag GTGCTCGTCaccgctggttccacggacgaggtggttgACATAGTCGCAGTACTGCTAGGATTCAAGGTGCTCGTAACCtctggttccacggacgaggtggttggcATAGTCGCAGTACTGCTGGGATTCGAGGTGATAGTCACCGCTGGctccacggacgaggtggttgACATAGTCGCAGTACTGCTAGGAATCAAGGTGCTAGTCaccgctggttccacggacgaggtggatggcatagtagtagtagtactgGCAGGATTCAAGGTGCTCGTCaccgctggttccacggacgaggtggttgACATAGTCGCAGTACTGCTGGGATTCGAGGTGCTCGTAACCGCcggttccacggacgaggtggttggcATAGTCGCAGTACTGCTAGGATTCGAAATGCTCGTAACCGCcggttccacggacgaggtggatggcatagtagtagtagtggtaGGATTCAAGGTGCTCGTAACCtctggttccacggacgaggtggaTGGCATAGTAGTAGTACTGCTAGGATTCGAGGTGCTCGTCaccgctggttccacggacgaggtggttggcATAGTCGCAGTACTGCTAGGATTCGAAATGCTCGTAACCGCcggttccacggacgaggtggatggcatagtagtagtagtggtaGGATTTGATGTGCTAGTCACCtctggttccacggacgaggtggaTGGCATAGTAGTAGTACTGCTAGGATTCGAGGTGCTCGTCaccgctggttccacggacgaggtggttggcATAGTCGCAGTACTGCTAGGATTCGAAATGCTCGTAACCGCcggttccacggacgaggtggatggcatagtagtagtagtggtaGGATTTGATGTGCTAGTCACCtctggttccacggacgaggtggaTGGCATAGTAGTAGTACTGCTAGGATTCGAGGTGCTCGTCaccgctggttccacggacgaggtggttggcATAGTCGCAGTACTGCTAGGATTCGAAATGCTCGTAACCGCcggttccacggacgaggtggaTGGCATAGTAGTAGTGGTAGGATTCGACATGCTAGTCACCGCTGGTTCAATTACTGAAATG GATCTTGTATATCACCAAGAGTTAGAGAGAGATAGAG AAAACTTCTCCTTAGTTCGGCGCATAGACCTTTCCTTTCTCCTTGGATGGTTGTCTCTCGACATCTCCGTAAACACATTCCAGCCCTACAG AATTTCTCCTGAGCGAAAGTCGCAAAATTTACTAGAAGGGACGTTCCTTGACCGTGTATCTGCACATGCGCACATCTTATTGGTCTTTACATTGTACTCTTCCATTAGAGTGGTTCTGTGA